The sequence CTGCAGCATGACTGTCATCTTATACCAGGTCTCGTACATTTCGCGACCGTAGATCCCTTTCAGTGTCAGCATGTTGAACACGACGATGTTCCAGTCGATGGCAATCTCTTTTTCCGGGATCCCCAGCATCGCGATCTTTCCGCCGTGGCACATGTTGTTGAGCATGTCCCGAAACGCGACCGGGTTCCCTGACATCTCCAGTCCCACATCGAAGCCTTCGGTCATCCCCAGTTCTTTCTGGGCGTTGGCAATCGTATTATCCCGTACGTCCAGCGCGAGTGTTGCCCCCATCTTTTTCGCGAGTTCCAGTCGGTACGGGTTCACGTCAGTGACGACCACATGCCGGGCTCCCGCATGTTTAACGACAGCTGCCGCCATCACACCAATCGGTCCTGCACCGGTAATCAGAACGTCTTCTCCCAGCACGTCAAACGAGAGGGCCGTATGGACGGCGTTACCGAACGGGTCGAAAATGGAAGCGACATCCCGGTCAATCGAATCGTCATGATGCCAGATATTGGTCATCGGCAGCGAAATGTATTCGGCAAACGCACCTGGCCGATTCACTCCCACGCCCCGCGTATGAGCACACAGGTGTCGCCGTCCCGCGAAACAGTTCCGACAGCGACCACAGACGACATGCCCTTCACCGCTGACGATTTCGCCGGGAACATAATCAGCTACGTTCGAGCCGACTTCCACAATCTCGCCTACGAATTCATGGCCGACCACCATCGGCACCGGAATTGTCTTCTGTGCCCAGTCGTCCCATTTGTAGATATGGACATCGGTGCCGCAGATCCCCGTCCGATCGACTTTGATCAGCACATCATTGATGCCGATCGTCGGCTTGGGGACTTCTTCCAGCCAGAGACCCGGCTTTGACTCTTTCTTTACGAGTGCCTTCATGATTTCACCCCGGCGTGCAGAAATATTTTGGAGGATCAGCTGACTGAATCCTTTATAATGCCTGATTATCCAGTATAATAGAAAACGGAAATCCATTTTGCAAGAGTCATAATCCGGTATATTGGAAAAAGAGATGGCTGCGCCTTCGCCAGGAAAACAGACCGCCAGCAAACCTACGGCTGAGCTCTCCCCCGATGAGATCAGCGGGCAGCTTTCGCAGCGCGTACGTACCCTGCGGAAAGAGCGGGGCTGGTCACTCGATTCCCTCTCGGCCGCCTGCGGTGTCAGTCGTTCCATGCTGAGTCAGATCGAGCGG comes from Gimesia chilikensis and encodes:
- the tdh gene encoding L-threonine 3-dehydrogenase, with amino-acid sequence MKALVKKESKPGLWLEEVPKPTIGINDVLIKVDRTGICGTDVHIYKWDDWAQKTIPVPMVVGHEFVGEIVEVGSNVADYVPGEIVSGEGHVVCGRCRNCFAGRRHLCAHTRGVGVNRPGAFAEYISLPMTNIWHHDDSIDRDVASIFDPFGNAVHTALSFDVLGEDVLITGAGPIGVMAAAVVKHAGARHVVVTDVNPYRLELAKKMGATLALDVRDNTIANAQKELGMTEGFDVGLEMSGNPVAFRDMLNNMCHGGKIAMLGIPEKEIAIDWNIVVFNMLTLKGIYGREMYETWYKMTVMLQSGLDISPIITHRFHASEFEKGFEVMMSGQSGKVILDWNEM